From a region of the Eulemur rufifrons isolate Redbay chromosome 7, OSU_ERuf_1, whole genome shotgun sequence genome:
- the SPTAN1 gene encoding spectrin alpha chain, non-erythrocytic 1 isoform X3, which produces MDPSGVKVLETAEDIQERRQQVLDRYHRFKELSTLRRQKLEDSYRFQFFQRDAEELEKWIQEKLQIASDENYKDPTNLQGKLQKHQAFEAEVQANSGAIVKLDETGNLMISEGHFASETIRTRLMELHRQWELLLEKMREKGVKLLQAQKLVQYLRECEDVMDWINDKEAIVTSEELGQDLEHVEVLQKKFEEFQTDMAAHEERVNEVNQFAAKLIQEQHPEEELIKTKQDEVNAAWQRLKGLALQRQGKLFGAAEVQRFNRDVDETISWIKEKEQLMASDDFGRDLASVQALLRKHEGLERDLAALEDKVKALCAEADRLQQSHPLSATQIQVKREELITNWEQIRTLAAERHARLNDSYRLQRFLADFRDLTSWVTEMKALINADELANDVAGAEALLDRHQEHKGEIDAHEDSFKSADESGQALLAAGHYASDEVKEKLTILSEERAALLELWELRRQQYEQCMDLQLFYRDTEQVDNWMSKQEAFLLNEDLGDSLDSVEALLKKHEDFEKSLSAQEEKITALDEFATKLIQNNHYAMEDVATRRDALLSRRNALHERAMCRRAQLADSFHLQQFFRDSDELKSWVNEKMKTATDEAYKDPSNLQGKVQKHQAFEAELSANQSRIDALEKAGQKLIDVNHYAKDEVAARMNEVISLWKKLLEATELKGIKLREANQQQQFNRNVEDIELWLYEVEGHLASDDYGKDLTNVQNLQKKHALLEADVAAHQDRIDGITIQARQFQDAGHFDAENIKKKQEALVARYEALKEPMIARKQKLADSLRLQQLFRDVEDEETWIREKEPIAASTNRGKDLIGVQNLLKKHQALQAEIAGHEPRIKAVTQKGNAMVEEGHFAAEDVKAKLNELNQKWEALKAKASQRRQDLEDSLQAQQYFADANEAESWMREKEPIVGSTDYGKDEDSAEALLKKHEALMSDLSAYGSSIQALREQAQSCRQQVAPMDDETGKELVLALYDYQEKSPREVTMKKGDILTLLNSTNKDWWKVEVNDRQGFVPAAYVKKLDPAQSASRENLLEEQGSIALRQEQIDNQTRITKEAGSVSLRMKQVEELYHSLLELGEKRKGMLEKSCKKFMLFREANELQQWINEKEAALTSEEVGADLEQVEVLQKKFDDFQKDLKANESRLKDINKVAEDLESEGLMAEEVQAVQQQEVYGMMPRDEADSKTASPWKSARLMVHTVATFNSIKELNERWRSLQQLAEERSQLLGSAHEVQRFHRDADETKEWIEEKNQALNTDNYGHDLASVQALQRKHEGFERDLAALGDKVNSLGETAERLIQSHPESAEDLQEKCTELNQAWSSLGKRADQRKAKLGDSHDLQRFLSDFRDLMSWINGIRGLVSSDELAKDVTGAEALLERHQEHRTEIDARAGTFQAFEQFGQQLLAHGHYASPEIKEKLDILDRERTDLEKAWVQRRMMLDQCLELQLFHRDCEQAENWMAAREAFLNTEDKGDSLDSVEALIKKHEDFDKAINVQEEKIAALQSFADQLIAAGHYAKGDISSRRNEVLDRWRRLKAQMIEKRSKLGESQTLQQFSRDVDEIEAWISEKLQTASDESYKDPTNIQLSKLLSKHQKHQAFEAELHANADRIRGVIDMGNSLIERGACAGSEDAVKARLAALADQWQFLVQKSAEKSQKLKEANKQQNFNTGIKDFDFWLSEVEALLASEDYGKDLASVNNLLKKHQLLEADISAHEDRLKDLNSQADSLMTSSAFDTSQVKDKRDTINGRFQKIKSMAASRRAKLNESHRLHQFFRDMDDEESWIKEKKLLVSSEDYGRDLTGVQNLRKKHKRLEAELAAHEPAIQGVLDTGKKLSDDNTIGKEEIQQRLAQFVEHWKELKQLAAARGQRLEESLEYQQFVANVEEEEAWINEKMTLVASEDYGDTLAAIQGLLKKHEAFETDFTVHKDRVNDVCTNGQDLIKKNNHHEENISSKMKGLNGKVSDLEKAAAQRKAKLDENSAFLQFNWKADVVESWIGEKENSLKTDDYGRDLSSVQTLLTKQETFDAGLQAFQQEGIANITALKDQLVAAKHIQSKAIEARHASLMKRWSQLLANSATRKKKLLEAQSHFRKVEDLFLTFAKKASAFNSWFENAEEDLTDPVRCNSLEEIKALREAHDAFRSSLSSAQADFNQLAELDRQIKSFRVASNPYTWFTMEALEETWRNLQKIIKERELELQKEQRRQEENDKLRQEFAQHANAFHQWIQETRTYLLDGSCMVEESGTLESQLEATKRKHQEIRAMRSQLKKIEDLGAAMEEALILDNKYTEHSTVGLAQQWDQLDQLGMRMQHNLEQQIQARNTTGVTEEALKEFSMMFKHFDKDKSGRLNHQEFKSCLRSLGYDLPMVEEGEPDPEFEAILDTVDPNRDGHVSLQEYMAFMISRETENVKSSEEIESAFRALSSEGKPYVTKEELYQNLTREQADYCVSHMKPFVDGKGRELPTAFDYVEFTRSLFVN; this is translated from the exons atgGACCCAAGCGGGGTCAAAGTGCTGGAAACAGCAGAGGACATCCAGGAGAGGCGTCAGCAGGTCCTAGACCGATACCACCGCTTCAAGGAGCTCTCAACGCTTCGGCGTCAGAAGCTAGAAGATTCCTATCGATTCCAGTTTTTCCAAAGAGATGCTGAGGAGCTGGAGAAATGGATTCAGGAAAAACTTCAGATTGCATCTGATGAGAATTATAAAGATCCAACCAACTTACAG GGAAAGCTTCAGAAGCATCAGGCCTTTGAAGCCGAAGTGCAGGCCAACTCAGGAGCCATTGTTAAGCTGGATGAAACTGGAAACCTAATGATCTCAGAAGGGCATTTTGCATCTGAAACCATACGG ACTCGTCTGATGGAACTGCACCGCCAGTGGGAGTTACTTCTGGAGAAGATGCGGGAGAAAGGAGTCAAACTGCTGCAGGCCCAGAAGCTGGTGCAGTATTTACGAGAATGTGAGGATGTGATGGACTGGATTAATGACAAG GAAGCAATTGTGACTTCTGAAGAGCTGGGCCAGGACCTGGAGCATGTGGAGGTTTTGCAGAAGAAATTTGAAGAGTTTCAAACAGATATGGCTGCTCATGAAGAAAGGGTTAATGAAGTGAACCAGTTTGCTGCCAAACTCATTCAG GAACAGCACCCTGAGGAGGAGCTGATCAAGACTAAGCAGGACGAAGTAAATGCAGCCTGGCAGCGGCTGAAGGGGCTGGCTCTTCAGCGGCAGGGCAAGCTCTTTGGGGCAGCTGAGGTTCAGCGCTTTAACAG GGACGTGGATGAGACCATCAGTTGGATTAAGGAAAAGGAGCAGCTAATGGCCTCCGACGATTTTGGCCGAGACCTGGCAAGCGTTCAGGCTCTGCTTCGAAAGCATGAGGGTCTGGAGAGAGATCTTGCTGCTTTAGAGGACAAG GTCAAAGCCCTATGTGCCGAAGCTGACCGCCTGCAACAGTCCCACCCTCTCAGTGCTACTCAGATTCAAGTGAAGCGAGAGGAACTGATTACCAACTGGGAACAGATCCGCACTCTGGCAGCAGAGAGACATGCGAGGCTCAATGATTCATACAG GCTCCAGCGCTTCCTTGCAGACTTCCGTGACCTCACCAGCTGGGTGACTGAGATGAAAGCCCTCATCAATGCAGATGAACTTGCCAATGACGTGGCGGGGGCTGAAGCCCTGCTGGATAGGCACCAAGAGCACAAG GGTGAAATTGATGCTCATGAAGATAGCTTTAAATCTGCAGATGAGTCTGGACAGGCTCTGCTTGCTGCTGGTCATTACGCCTCAGATGAAGTGAAAGAGAAG CTGACCATCCTTTCTGAGGAGAGAGCAGCACTGCTGGAGCTGTGGGAGCTGCGTCGGCAGCAGTACGAGCAGTGCATGGACCTGCAGCTCTTCTACCGGGACACTGAGCAGGTGGACAACTGGATGAGCAAGCAAGAG GCATTCCTGTTGAATGAAGACTTGGGAGATTCCTTGGATAGTGTGGAAGCGCTTCTCAAGAAGCATGAGGACTTTGAGAAATCCCTCAGTGCCCAGGAGGAAAAGATTACA GCACTAGATGAATTTGCAACCAAACTAATTCAGAACAACCACTATGCAATGGAAGATGTGGCCACTCGCAGAGATGCT CTATTGAGCCGCCGCAATGCCCTTCACGAGAGAGCCATGTGTCGCCGGGCCCAGCTGGCTGACTCCTTCCACTTGCAGCAGTTTTTCCGTGACTCTGATGAGCTCAAGAGTTGGGTCAATGAGAAGATGAAAACTGCCACAGATGAAGCTTATAAG GACCCATCCAACCTGCAAGGAAAAGTACAAAAGCATCAGGCTTTTGAGGCTGAGCTCTCAGCAAACCAGAGCCGCATTGATGCCCTGGAGAAGGCTGGGCAAAAGCTGATTGACGTCAACCACTATGCCAAGGATGAGGTCGCAGCTCGTATGAATGAAGTCATCAGTTTGTGGAAGAAACTGCTAGAGGCCACTGAACTGAAAG GAATAAAACTTCGTGAAGCTAACCAGCAACAGCAATTTAATCGCAATGTTGAGGATATTGAATTGTGGCTATATGAAGTAGAAGGTCACTTGGCTTCAGACGACTATGGCAAAGATCTTACCAATGTCCAGAACCTTCAGAAGAAGCATGCCCTGCTGGAAGCTGATGTGGCTGCTCACCAG GACCGCATTGATGGCATCACCATCCAGGCTCGCCAGTTCCAAGATGCTGGCCATTTTGACGCTGAGAACATCAAGAAGAAGCAGGAAGCCCTTGTGGCCCGCTACGAAGCTCTCAAGGAGCCCATGATTGCCCGAAAGCAGAAGCTGGCCGATTCTCTGCGTCTGCAACAGCTCTTCCGTGACGTTGAGGATGAGGAGACGTGGATTCGAGAGAAGGAGCCCATTGCCGCATCTACCAACAGAG GCAAGGATTTGATCGGGGTCCAGAATCTGCTAAAGAAACATCAAGCTTTACAGGCAGAAATTGCTGGGCATGAACCTCGCATCAAGGCAGTTACGCAGAAGGGGAATGCCATGGTGGAGGAAG GCCATTTTGCTGCAGAGGACGTGAAGGCCAAGCTTAACGAGCTGAACCAGAAGTGGGAAGCGCTGAAGGCCAAAGCCTCCCAGCGGCGGCAGGACCTGGAGGACTCTCTGCAGGCCCAGCAGTACTTTGCGGACGCCAACGAAGCCGAGTCCTGGATGCGGGAGAAGGAGCCCATCGTGGGCAGCACCGACTATGGCAAGGACGAGGACTCTGCCGAG GCTCTGCTGAAGAAACACGAAGCTTTGATGTCGGATCTCAGTGCCTACGGCAGCAGCATCCAGGCTTTGCGAGAGCAAGCACAGTCGTGCCGG CAACAAGTGGCCCCGATGGATGATGAGACGGGGAAGGAGCTGGTCTTGGCTCTCTATGACTACCAGGAGAAGAGTCCTCGAGAGGTCACCATGAAAAAAGGAGATATTCTCACCTTACTCAATAGCACCAACAAG GACTGGTGGAAAGTGGAAGTGAATGATCGTCAGGGTTTTGTGCCAGCTGCGTATGTGAAGAAATTGGACCCCGCCCAGTCAGCCTCCCGGGAGAACCTGCTAGAGGAGCAAGGGAGCATAGCACTGCGGCAAGAGCAGATTGACAATCA GACACGCATAACTAAGGAGGCCGGCAGTGTATCTCTGCGTATGAAACAGGTGGAAGAACT ATACCATTCTCTGCTGGAACTGGGTGAAAAGCGGAAAGGCATGTTGGAGAAGAGTTGCAAGAAATTTATGTTGTTCCGTGAAGCAAACGAACTACAGCAGTGGATCAACGAGAAGGAAGCTGCTCTGACAAGTGAGGAGGTCGGCGCAGACTTGGAGCAGGTTGAGGTGCTACAGAAGAAGTTTGATGACTTCCAGAAG GATCTGAAAGCCAATGAGTCACGCTTGAAGGACATTAACAAGGTGGCTGAAGACCTGGAGTCGGAAGGTCTAATGGCAGAGGAGGTACAGGCCGTGCAACAACAG gaGGTGTATGGCATGATGCCCAGG GATGAAGCTGATTCCAAGACAGCCTCCCCGTGGAAG TCTGCTCGTCTGATGGTGCACACCGTGGCCACTTTTAACTCCATCAAG GAGCTGAATGAGCGATGGCGGTCCCTGCAGCAGCTGGCTGAGGAACGCAGCCAGCTCTTGGGCAGCGCTCATGAAGTGCAGAGGTTCCACAG AGATGCCGATGAAACCAAAGAATGGATTGAAGAGAAGAATCAGGCTCTAAACACAGACAATTATGGGCACGATCTGGCCAGCGTCCAGGCCCTGCAGCGCAAGCATGAGGGCTTCGAGAGGGACCTTGCGGCTCTCGGTGACAAG GTAAATTCCCTTGGAGAAACAGCGGAGCGCCTGATCCAGTCCCATCCCGAGTCAGCAGAGGACCTACAGGAAAAATGCACGGAGTTAAATCAGGCCTGGAGCAGCCTGGGGAAGCGCGCAGACCAGCGCAAGGCCAAGCTGGGCGACTCCCATGACCTGCAGCGCTTCCTCAGTGATTTCCG CGACCTCATGTCTTGGATCAATGGAATACGGGGCTTGGTGTCCTCAGATGAGCTAGCCAAGGATGTCACCGGAGCTGAAGCATTGCTGGAGCGACACCAG GAACACCGGACAGAAATCGATGCCAGGGCTGGCACTTTCCAGGCATTTGAGCAGTTTGGGCAGCAGCTGTTGGCTCATGGGCACTATGCCAGCCCAGAGATCAAGGAGAAACTCGATATTCTTGACCGGGAGCGTACAGACCTGGAAAAGGCCTGGGTTCAGCGCAGGATGATGCTGGATCAGTGCCTTGAATTGCAG CTCTTTCATCGGGACTGTGAGCAAGCTGAGAACTGGATGGCTGCCCGGGAGGCCTTCCTGAACACAGAAGACAAAGGAGACTCGCTGGACAGTGTGGAGGCTCTGATCAAAAAACATGAAGACTTTGACAAAGCAATTAATGTCCAG GAAGAGAAGATTGCTGCTCTGCAGTCCTTTGCTGACCAGCTCATCGCTGCTGGCCACTATGCCAAAGGAGACATTTCCAGCCGGCGCAATGAGGTCTTGGACAG GTGGCGACGTCTGAAAGCCCAGATGATTGAGAAAAGGTCAAAGCTAGGAGAATCTCAAACCCTCCAGCAGTTCAGCCGGGATGTGGATGAGATCGAGGCTTGGATCAGTGAAAAATTACAGACTGCAAGCGATGAGTCTTACAAGGATCCCACCAACATCCAG CTTTCCAAGCTGCtg AGCAAGCATCAGAAGCACCAGGCTTTCGAAGCGGAGCTACATGCCAATGCCGACCGGATCCGAGGGGTCATTGACATGGGCAACTCCCTCATTGAGCGCGGAGCTTGCGCCGGCAGCGAGGATGCTGTGAAG GCCCGCCTGGCTGCCTTAGCTGACCAGTGGCAGTTCCTGGTACAGAAGTCGGCTGAAAAGAGCCAGAAGCTAAAAGAAGCCAACAAGCAGCAGAACTTCAACACTGGCATCAAGGACTTTGACTTCTGGCTCTCTGAG GTTGAGGCTCTGCTGGCATCTGAAGATTATGGGAAAGACCTGGCTTCTGTGAACAATTTGCTGAAAAAGCATCAACTATTGGAGGCGGATATTTCTGCCCATGAG GATCGCCTGAAGGACCTGAACAGCCAGGCAGATAGCCTGATGACCAGCAGTGCCTTCGACACCTCCCAAGTAAAGGACAAGCGGGACACCATCAACGGGCGCTTCCAGAAGATCAAGAGCATGGCGGCCTCCCGGCGTGCCAAGCTGAACGAGTCCCATCGCCTGCACCAGTTCTTCCGGGACATGGATGACGAGGAGTCCTGGATCAA GGAGAAGAAGCTGCTGGTGAGCTCCGAAGACTATGGCCGAGACCTGACAGGTGTTCAGAACCTGAGGAAGAAGCACAAGCGGCTGGAGGCAGAGCTGGCGGCACACGAGCCGGCCATCCAG GGCGTCCTGGACACGGGGAAGAAGCTGTCCGACGACAACACCATCGGGAAGGAGGAGATTCAGCAGCGCCTGGCACAGTTCGTGGAACACTGGAAAGAGCTGAAGCAGCTGGCAGCCGCTCG GGGTCAGCGGCTAGAAGAGTCCTTGGAGTATCAGCAGTTTGTAGCCAACGTAGAGGAGGAAGAAGCCTGGATCAATGAGAAAATGACCCTGGTGGCCAGTGAAGATTATGGAGACACTCTTGCCGCCATCCAG GGCTTACTGAAGAAACACGAAGCTTTTGAGACAGACTTCACCGTCCACAAGGATCGCGTGAACGACGTCTGCACTAACGGACAAGACCTCATTAAGAAG AACAATCACCACGAGGAGAACATCTCTTCAAAGATGAAGGGCCTAAACGGGAAGGTGTCGGACCTGGAGAAGGCTGCGGCCCAGAGGAAGGCAAAACTGGACGAGAACTCGGCCTTTCTTCAGTTCAACTGGAAGGCCGACGTGGTGGAGTCCTGGATCG GTGAAAAGGAGAACAGCTTGAAGACAGATGACTACGGCCGAGACCTGTCTTCTGTCCAGACGCTCCTCACCAAACAG GAAACCTTCGATGCTGGCCTGCAGGCCTTCCAGCAGGAAGGCATTGCCAACATCACCGCCCTTAAAGATCAGCTGGTGGCCGCCAAGCACATTCAGTCCAAGGCCATCGAGGCCCGGCATGCCTCCCTCATGAAAAGATGGAGCCAGCTTCTGGCCAACTCGGCAACTCGCAAGAAgaaattgctggaggctcagagTCACTTCCGCAAG GTGGAGGACCTCTTCCTGACCTTTGCCAAAAAGGCTTCTGCCTTCAACAGCTGGTTTGAAAACGCAGAGGAGGACTTAACAGACCCAGTGCGCTGCAACTCCCTGGAGGAAATCAAAGCCTTGCGCGAGGCCCATGACGCCTTCCGCTCCTCCCTCAGCTCTGCCCAGGCCGACTTCAACCAGCTGGCTGAGCTGGACCGCCAGATCAAGAGCTTCCGCGTGGCCTCCAACCCCTACACCTGGTTCACCATGGAGGCCTTGGAGGAGACCTGGAGGAACCTGCAGAAAATCATCAAG GAGAGGGAACTGGAGCTGCAGAAGGAGCAGCGCCGGCAGGAGGAGAATGACAAGCTGCGCCAGGAGTTCGCCCAGCATGCCAACGCCTTCCACCAGTGGATCCAAGAGACCAG GACGTATCTCCTCGACGG